A single region of the Ictalurus punctatus breed USDA103 chromosome 17, Coco_2.0, whole genome shotgun sequence genome encodes:
- the ksr1b gene encoding kinase suppressor of Ras 1 isoform X3, which yields MGKDYFRPDFLMAVPENLSLDALLQMSGSQVQETLRKLGSSAEECSHITAALSCLKSTTTSSTSSSEPCTGRELKEDGIPWIVEPARCDINTTSCSANQLSTQSPQSYSPNPSIQVPFTPAMPGSQRSVSVSAVTSLDYPTRPHLTPLLNGLADPFYFSPQLLPRLKGQVSTPPSTPPSIRNELVKPPHTPPPPSKLRQLFPGLPRSKSHTQLANRIDEPAHRNVKKTKMLLNVHVHVQDVRNGYEDSLSRSPLLSVPSPHVIPNKRIQVESPTLKDKRRSPQAMRRDYGLTITHRFSTKSWLFQTCVVCRKNMHFGVKCKHCKLKCHNKCTKEAPQCQIIPISKIRRTESVPSDINNQVERLPSSTQFGTLPKILNKKDLPPPVSQPDSSSNPSSTTSSTPSSPAFSSSNPPSSTPPANPSPKGPIDGRFHFPASCYYQLRQQFIFPDISSSQHQDVHDSGETEQVGNELIMQTVRQEEAAVNDNVDGEEEEQQQEHERQDEAASYGESEGEEDDLDDLPRCPRPWKGPISRKSSQTSVYLKEWNVPFEQLELGELIGKGRWGKVYRGRWHGEVAVRLLEIDGNNQDHLKLFKKEVMNYRQTRHENVVLFMGACMNPPRLAIITSFCKGRTLHSVVRDSKSSLDINKTRQIAQEIVKGMGYLHAKDIVHKDLKSKNVFYDNNKVVITDFGLFGVSGVVQEDRRENELKLPRGWIYYLAPEIVQRMSPGNDDRLPFSKAADVYAFGTIWYELQVRDWPFNTQPAEAAIWLLGSGEGIKRKLAQISLGKEITEILCACWSFKLEDRPTFSQLSDLLEKLPKLNRRLSHPGHFWKSTEYES from the exons ATGGGAAAGGATTATTTCAGACCTGACTTTTTGATG GCAGTACCAGAGAATCTGTCTCTAGATGCTTTGCTGCAGATGTCTGGTTCTCAGGTGCAGGAGACCCTAAGGAAACTGGGCTCCAGTGCTGAGGAGTGCTCCCACATCACTGCTGCTCTCTCCTGTCTTAAGagcaccaccacctcctccacctccagctCGGAGCCATGTACAG GACGGGAACTCAAAGAGGATGGAATTCCATGGATCGTAGAACCTGCTCGCTGTGACATTAATACTACTTCTTGCTCAGCTAATCAGCTCTCCACTCAAAGCCCACAATCCTACAGCCCAAACCCATCCATTCAGGTCCCTTTTACCCCCGCGATGCCTGGCAGCCAAcgttctgtctctgtttctgctGTAACCTCTCTGGACTACCCAACTAGACCCCACCTGACCCCACTGTTGAATGGACTAGCCGACCCTTTCTACTTCTCACCTCAGCTGCTACCACGACTGAAGGGACAGGTATCAACTCCGCCTTCGACTCCACCCAGCATTAGGAACGAGCTCGTGAAGCCCCCCCACACGCCGCCGCCACCATCCAAGTTGCGCCAGCTTTTCCCCGGCCTGCCCCGCAGCAAGAGCCACACACAGCTCGCCAACCGCATAGATGAGCCTGCACACAG GAATGTGAAGAAGACTAAGATGCTTCTAAATGTGCATGTACATGTGCAAGATGTGAGAAATGGCTATGAGGATTCGCTTTCGCGCTCGCCACTGCTCTCTGTCCCATCTCCACACGTTATTCCCAACAAACGCATCCAAGTGGAAAGTCCAACACTGAAAG ACAAACGACGATCTCCACAGGCTATGCGTAGAGATTATGGGCTTACAATCACACATAG gtTTTCCACCAAATCATGGTTATTCCAGACATGTGTGGTGTGTCGGAAAAACATGCACTTTGGTGTAAAGTGCAAACACTGCAA GTTAAAGTGCCACAACAAGTGTACCAAAGAAGCACCTCAGTGCCAGATAATTCCAA ttTCGAAAATCAGAAGAACAGAGTCGGTTCCGTCCGACATCAATAACCAGGTGGAACGACTACCATCATCTACACAGTTTGGCACATTACCaaagattttaaacaaaaag gACCTTCCACCACCTGTCAGTCAGCCGGACTCCAGCAGTAACCCCTCttccaccacctcctccacaCCTTCCTCACCTGCCTTCAGCTCAAGCAACCCACCAAGTTCCACTCCACCTGCAAACCCCTCGCCTAAAGGGCCCATTGATGGCCGCTTTCACTTCCCAG CTTCCTGCTATTATCAGCTAAGACAACAGTTTATCTTCCCTG ATATCTCAAGTTCTCAACATCAAGATGTCCATGATTCAGG agagacagagcaagtaGGTAATGAGCTGATCATGCAGACAGTGAGGCAAGAAGAAGCAGCTGTG AATGACAATGTGgatggtgaagaagaagaacaacaacaggAGCATGAAAGACAAGACGAGGCTGCTTCTTATGGGGAATCTGAAGGTGAAGAGGATGATCTGGACGACCTGCCCAGATGCCCGAGACCCTGGAAGGGCCCTATCTCACGCAAGTCCAGCCAGACTAGCGTGTATCTGAAGGAGTGGAACGTTCCTTTCGAGCAGCTCGAGCTGGGGGAGCTTATAGGGAAAGGCCGCTGGGGAAAAGTGTACCGTGGACGTTGGCATGGAGAGGTGGCTGTGCGGCTGCTGGAAATAGACGGAAATAATCAGGATCACTTGAAACTTTTTAAGAAGGAAGTGATGAACTACAGACAAACACGACATGAGAACGTGGTGCTGTTTATGGGAGCCTGTATGAACCCTCCTCGACTGGCTATCATTACAAG TTTTTGCAAGGGTCGGACGCTGCACTCTGTTGTCAGAGATTCTAAAAGCTCACTTGACATCAACAAGACCAGGCAAATCGCTCAGGAAATAGTAAAG GGAATGGGCTACCTCCATGCAAAGGATATCGTGCACAAGGATTTAAAAtccaaaaatgtgttttatgacAACAACAAAGTGGTGATCACAGATTTCGGTTTGTTCGGAGTGTCAGGAGTGGTGCAGGAGGATCG gcGAGAGAATGAACTGAAACTACCACGAGGCTGGATTTATTACCTGGCTCCTGAGATTGTACAGAGGATGAGTCCTGGAAATGACGACCGCTTACCCTTTTCTAAAGCTGCTGACGTTTATGCCTTTGG CACTATCTGGTACGAGCTGCAGGTGAGAGACTGGCCTTTTAATACCCAGCCGGCCGAAGCTGCTATCTGGCTGCTGGGGAGTGGAGAAGGCATAAAGAGGAAGTTGGCTCAGATCAGCCTGGGAAAGGAGATCACG GAGATCTTGTGTGCATGCTGGTCCTTTAAACTTGAGGACAGACCGACATTCTCTCAGCTATCTGACCTGCTGGAGAAGCTTCCTAAGCTCAACCGCAGACTCTCCCACCCCGGACATTTCTGGAAATCTACTGAGTATGAATCGTAG
- the ksr1b gene encoding kinase suppressor of Ras 1 isoform X4 produces MSGSQVQETLRKLGSSAEECSHITAALSCLKSTTTSSTSSSEPCTGRELKEDGIPWIVEPARCDINTTSCSANQLSTQSPQSYSPNPSIQVPFTPAMPGSQRSVSVSAVTSLDYPTRPHLTPLLNGLADPFYFSPQLLPRLKGQVSTPPSTPPSIRNELVKPPHTPPPPSKLRQLFPGLPRSKSHTQLANRIDEPAHRNVKKTKMLLNVHVHVQDVRNGYEDSLSRSPLLSVPSPHVIPNKRIQVESPTLKDKRRSPQAMRRDYGLTITHRFSTKSWLFQTCVVCRKNMHFGVKCKHCKLKCHNKCTKEAPQCQIIPISKIRRTESVPSDINNQVERLPSSTQFGTLPKILNKKDLPPPVSQPDSSSNPSSTTSSTPSSPAFSSSNPPSSTPPANPSPKGPIDGRFHFPASCYYQLRQQFIFPDISSSQHQDVHDSGETEQVGNELIMQTVRQEEAAVNDNVDGEEEEQQQEHERQDEAASYGESEGEEDDLDDLPRCPRPWKGPISRKSSQTSVYLKEWNVPFEQLELGELIGKGRWGKVYRGRWHGEVAVRLLEIDGNNQDHLKLFKKEVMNYRQTRHENVVLFMGACMNPPRLAIITSFCKGRTLHSVVRDSKSSLDINKTRQIAQEIVKGMGYLHAKDIVHKDLKSKNVFYDNNKVVITDFGLFGVSGVVQEDRRENELKLPRGWIYYLAPEIVQRMSPGNDDRLPFSKAADVYAFGTIWYELQVRDWPFNTQPAEAAIWLLGSGEGIKRKLAQISLGKEITEILCACWSFKLEDRPTFSQLSDLLEKLPKLNRRLSHPGHFWKSTEYES; encoded by the exons ATGTCTGGTTCTCAGGTGCAGGAGACCCTAAGGAAACTGGGCTCCAGTGCTGAGGAGTGCTCCCACATCACTGCTGCTCTCTCCTGTCTTAAGagcaccaccacctcctccacctccagctCGGAGCCATGTACAG GACGGGAACTCAAAGAGGATGGAATTCCATGGATCGTAGAACCTGCTCGCTGTGACATTAATACTACTTCTTGCTCAGCTAATCAGCTCTCCACTCAAAGCCCACAATCCTACAGCCCAAACCCATCCATTCAGGTCCCTTTTACCCCCGCGATGCCTGGCAGCCAAcgttctgtctctgtttctgctGTAACCTCTCTGGACTACCCAACTAGACCCCACCTGACCCCACTGTTGAATGGACTAGCCGACCCTTTCTACTTCTCACCTCAGCTGCTACCACGACTGAAGGGACAGGTATCAACTCCGCCTTCGACTCCACCCAGCATTAGGAACGAGCTCGTGAAGCCCCCCCACACGCCGCCGCCACCATCCAAGTTGCGCCAGCTTTTCCCCGGCCTGCCCCGCAGCAAGAGCCACACACAGCTCGCCAACCGCATAGATGAGCCTGCACACAG GAATGTGAAGAAGACTAAGATGCTTCTAAATGTGCATGTACATGTGCAAGATGTGAGAAATGGCTATGAGGATTCGCTTTCGCGCTCGCCACTGCTCTCTGTCCCATCTCCACACGTTATTCCCAACAAACGCATCCAAGTGGAAAGTCCAACACTGAAAG ACAAACGACGATCTCCACAGGCTATGCGTAGAGATTATGGGCTTACAATCACACATAG gtTTTCCACCAAATCATGGTTATTCCAGACATGTGTGGTGTGTCGGAAAAACATGCACTTTGGTGTAAAGTGCAAACACTGCAA GTTAAAGTGCCACAACAAGTGTACCAAAGAAGCACCTCAGTGCCAGATAATTCCAA ttTCGAAAATCAGAAGAACAGAGTCGGTTCCGTCCGACATCAATAACCAGGTGGAACGACTACCATCATCTACACAGTTTGGCACATTACCaaagattttaaacaaaaag gACCTTCCACCACCTGTCAGTCAGCCGGACTCCAGCAGTAACCCCTCttccaccacctcctccacaCCTTCCTCACCTGCCTTCAGCTCAAGCAACCCACCAAGTTCCACTCCACCTGCAAACCCCTCGCCTAAAGGGCCCATTGATGGCCGCTTTCACTTCCCAG CTTCCTGCTATTATCAGCTAAGACAACAGTTTATCTTCCCTG ATATCTCAAGTTCTCAACATCAAGATGTCCATGATTCAGG agagacagagcaagtaGGTAATGAGCTGATCATGCAGACAGTGAGGCAAGAAGAAGCAGCTGTG AATGACAATGTGgatggtgaagaagaagaacaacaacaggAGCATGAAAGACAAGACGAGGCTGCTTCTTATGGGGAATCTGAAGGTGAAGAGGATGATCTGGACGACCTGCCCAGATGCCCGAGACCCTGGAAGGGCCCTATCTCACGCAAGTCCAGCCAGACTAGCGTGTATCTGAAGGAGTGGAACGTTCCTTTCGAGCAGCTCGAGCTGGGGGAGCTTATAGGGAAAGGCCGCTGGGGAAAAGTGTACCGTGGACGTTGGCATGGAGAGGTGGCTGTGCGGCTGCTGGAAATAGACGGAAATAATCAGGATCACTTGAAACTTTTTAAGAAGGAAGTGATGAACTACAGACAAACACGACATGAGAACGTGGTGCTGTTTATGGGAGCCTGTATGAACCCTCCTCGACTGGCTATCATTACAAG TTTTTGCAAGGGTCGGACGCTGCACTCTGTTGTCAGAGATTCTAAAAGCTCACTTGACATCAACAAGACCAGGCAAATCGCTCAGGAAATAGTAAAG GGAATGGGCTACCTCCATGCAAAGGATATCGTGCACAAGGATTTAAAAtccaaaaatgtgttttatgacAACAACAAAGTGGTGATCACAGATTTCGGTTTGTTCGGAGTGTCAGGAGTGGTGCAGGAGGATCG gcGAGAGAATGAACTGAAACTACCACGAGGCTGGATTTATTACCTGGCTCCTGAGATTGTACAGAGGATGAGTCCTGGAAATGACGACCGCTTACCCTTTTCTAAAGCTGCTGACGTTTATGCCTTTGG CACTATCTGGTACGAGCTGCAGGTGAGAGACTGGCCTTTTAATACCCAGCCGGCCGAAGCTGCTATCTGGCTGCTGGGGAGTGGAGAAGGCATAAAGAGGAAGTTGGCTCAGATCAGCCTGGGAAAGGAGATCACG GAGATCTTGTGTGCATGCTGGTCCTTTAAACTTGAGGACAGACCGACATTCTCTCAGCTATCTGACCTGCTGGAGAAGCTTCCTAAGCTCAACCGCAGACTCTCCCACCCCGGACATTTCTGGAAATCTACTGAGTATGAATCGTAG